The genomic segment ATTATTAAAACTATTACCGAAACAGGGACAGCATCACGGATAGTTTTTGAGATTTTGGAATCAGAAGGGATTGAAAACTATGATGAAGTGACGCAATTCATTACACAAGTTAAAGCGTTGGGGGCAAAAATCGCTATTGATGATTTTGGAACAGGATACTCCAATTTTGAAAATATTTTAAAACTAAATGTCGATTATATCAAGATAGACGGATCTTTAATACGAGAACTTTCAGGAAACCGCCGCCATCATATTATCGTTGAGACAATCATCGATTTTGCCCAAAAAATTGAC from the Sulfuricurvum sp. genome contains:
- a CDS encoding EAL domain-containing protein; this translates as IIKTITETGTASRIVFEILESEGIENYDEVTQFITQVKALGAKIAIDDFGTGYSNFENILKLNVDYIKIDGSLIRELSGNRRHHIIVETIIDFAQKIDAKTIAEFVSDELIYDTIKEMGVDYSQGYFTGKPTAL